One Candidatus Methanoperedens sp. genomic window, TTCCGGAATACTCTCTTTAAAGGAGAATGAATGAGTGAAGTTAAGTTAAGCATGGATGGAATAAGGTATATTGCGTTATTTGAAAAAATCACCGGGGCGCAGGCAAGAGATTGCTATGAGGATACCGAGAACAACAGGCTTCTTTTTGTGGTCAGGAACGGCGATATGGGGCTTGCTATAGGAAAAGGCGGGGAACACATCAACAACGTGAAAAAGGCTATTGGTAAATCGGTAGAAATAATCGAACATTCTGATGATCCTGTATTGTTCATTAAAAATGCATTTCATCCAATAATTCTAAAAAATATTAATATTAAAATTAATGATGGCAAGCGTATAGCTTATGTAGAAGTTCCAACTAAAGAGAAGGGGCTTGCCATCGGGAGAGACGGCAAAAATATTGAAAAAGTAAAAAAGCTCTCCTTAAGGCATCATAATATAAACGACGTAATAATTCAGTGATTAAAATTATATATTGGAGGAAAAAAACTACATGGGAAAAGGATTATACGCGGCTCGTAAATTAGAGAGCGTCGACAAAAGTAATAGATGGAGCGATGGAGATTTCGCAAGACGAGCCCTTAATTTGGATGTAAAGGCTGACCCGCTCGGAGGCTCCCCGCAGGCAAGGGGTATTGCTCTTGAGAAAGTCGGTATCGAGGCAAAACAGCCAAACTCAGGGATCAGGAAATGTATCAGGCTCCAGCTTATCAAGAACGGCAAACAGATAACAGCTTTCTGTCCCCAGGATGGGGCTATTAATTTCATAGACGAACATGATGAAGTGGTCGTTGAACGGATCGGCGGAAAAATGGGGGGCGCCATGGGAGATATTCCCGGAGTTCGCTGGAAAGTAATATCTGTAAATAATGTTGATCTAAGACAGATGGTTCTTGGCAAAAAGGCAAAACCGGTGAGATAATATGCAAAAATTATTCGGAAAATGGGATTTTACGGAAGTTGAGGTCAAAGACCCGAGTGTCAAGAGTTACATTAATCTTACACCTACAGTTGTTCCGCATTCGGGTGGCAAGAATTCAAAAAAGCAGTTCGCAAAGACGAACCTGAACATTGTGGAGAGGCTCATAAATAAAGTCATGCGTGAAGAGCATAATACGGGCGCCAAGATAACTGTTACCACGATAATGATGGAAGCATTTGAAACAGTCAACAAGAAAACCGGCCAGAACCCGATACAGGTTCTTGCAAATGCTATTACAAATGCAGGTCCGAGAGAGGAAACCGTCAGGTTACAGTACGGTGGTATTGCTGTTCCGAAATCTGTTGATACTGCCCCACAGCGCCGCGTGGATACCGCACTTCGCCTCATCGCCGAAGGCGCACAGCAGGCATCATTCGGCACAAAGAAATCACTTGCAAATGCGCTTGCAGACGAAATAATCGCTGCAGCCAACCATGACGTAAAAGGATATGCCATGGGCAAGAAAGATAATATTGAACGGGTCGCAAAAGCGGCAAGATAATCGCATAACTACGGTTGTTACCAAAAAATGGGCATAGTTACCTGACATAATAACAGGTAACTGATACCTACACCACTAATCAGGCGGTTTCTCCGGGTTTCCCGAAAGTTTCTCCAGGTTTCTTGACAACCTGGGGAAGAGGTTCTGATGATGAATGACCTTCTTCCATCTTCTTTAACCTTTTTTTCGTTTCTTCTCCTGTTACGCTTTGCAGCAACGATGGCATTTTATCCTTCAAGCCGAAACCAAGGGCAATTCCAAGACCTACGCCGGCGCCTAATGCAATTCCCCATGCCAGAGCAGTTGCGAATACGTAAATAATGCTTGTGTTAATCCTCAACTGATCAAGTGCCACGATTATTACTATAAAGTACAGGAATATCTTTATTGCTGTCGAGAAAATGCCTATATAAGGAATATCTGAAGAGGTTCCTGTTGTTTTGATTAAATCGCCGACCAGGTCAGCGAATATGAAGCCAATTATCATTACTACCAGGGCTGCCAGGAGATTCGGGATGTAGAGCACCACGCTTTGAGCGAAAGATGTTAGCATCGGGATTCTCAGAACATCTACGGCAGCCATAATTCCGATAATATATATGAACCATCTTATTATCAAGTCAAATACATGAGGTAATGAAGTTCCTGATGATTCAATGGATTTTCCAATAGCCGTTTTTCTCAATGCATCATCAACGCCGACTTTATCCAATCCGGCGCTTGCTAGCTTACCGACTGCTCTTCCTATTATCCATGCAATAATCAGTATAATTATTGCAGCAACTAAAGTTGGCAGAAATGCCATTATGCTGCCAATAGCAGCACTGAAAGATTCAACAACTACCATACAACACACTCCAAATAAATTATTGTTATATGGGATATTAATACTTATTGCTATGTTTATTCTGCGCTTAGAATCTCATGTATGGTTATCAATAATTTCTCAACCGTGTAAGGCTTGGTTAAAAAAGCGTTCATCGTGCTTGCAGCTTTTGTTAATTTGTCTTTGTCCGTTAATCCGCTTGCTATAATAATCTTTAGCTGCGGATTGATTTTACGCAACTCTTGAACGCCTGTCAGCCCGTCCATGACAGGCATCATCATATCCATAAGGACAAGTTTGATTTCTTCCCTGTTTTGCTTGTACAAAGCTATTGCCTCCAGCCCGTTATTGGCTGTGAGCACTTTGTATCCATTTGTTTTTAGTGTTGAACCGGTGATCTCACGAATCTGTTCTTCATCATCAACAACAAGAATTAATTCTCCATGCCCTGTTACACGTTCACCCGTCGGCTCCTGTGTTTTTTGTGTTTCAATCGTCATAATTGCAGGCAGATAAACCTTGAATGTCGTTCCTTTTCCAGCTTCACTATATACATTTATAAACCCGCCGTGGCTTTTCACAATTCCAAGAGCAGTGGAAAGACCAAGACCTGTGCCTTTCCCATGCTCTTTTGTTGTGAAAAACGGTTCGAACATCCTGTCCATTATTTTAGGAGGAATGCCGGTTCCGGTATCTGTGACAGCAATTACGATATAACGACCG contains:
- a CDS encoding NusA-like transcription termination signal-binding factor yields the protein MSEVKLSMDGIRYIALFEKITGAQARDCYEDTENNRLLFVVRNGDMGLAIGKGGEHINNVKKAIGKSVEIIEHSDDPVLFIKNAFHPIILKNINIKINDGKRIAYVEVPTKEKGLAIGRDGKNIEKVKKLSLRHHNINDVIIQ
- a CDS encoding 30S ribosomal protein S12 — protein: MGKGLYAARKLESVDKSNRWSDGDFARRALNLDVKADPLGGSPQARGIALEKVGIEAKQPNSGIRKCIRLQLIKNGKQITAFCPQDGAINFIDEHDEVVVERIGGKMGGAMGDIPGVRWKVISVNNVDLRQMVLGKKAKPVR
- a CDS encoding 30S ribosomal protein S7 gives rise to the protein MQKLFGKWDFTEVEVKDPSVKSYINLTPTVVPHSGGKNSKKQFAKTNLNIVERLINKVMREEHNTGAKITVTTIMMEAFETVNKKTGQNPIQVLANAITNAGPREETVRLQYGGIAVPKSVDTAPQRRVDTALRLIAEGAQQASFGTKKSLANALADEIIAAANHDVKGYAMGKKDNIERVAKAAR